One segment of Brassica napus cultivar Da-Ae chromosome C3, Da-Ae, whole genome shotgun sequence DNA contains the following:
- the LOC111204782 gene encoding L-ascorbate oxidase homolog, translating into MKVGVKLLAVCLCVATVTVVMVQAEDPYFHHVWNVTYGSASPLGVPQQVILINGQFPGPNLNSTSNNNVIVNVFNNLDEPFLITWNGIQHRKNSWQDGTAGTMCPIPPGKNFTYHFQPKDQIGSYFYYPTTAMHRAAGAFGGLRVNSRLLIPVPYADPEDDYTVLINDWYTKSHTQLKKFLDSGRTIGRPDGILINGKAGKGDGSDQPLFTLKQGKTYRVRICNVGLKTSLNFRIQNHKMKLVEMEGSHVLQNDYDSLDVHVGQCFGVIVTANQEPKDYYMVASTRFLKKALATTGLLRYEGGKGLASPQLPAAPVGWAWSLNQFRSFRWNLTASAARPNPQGSYHYGKINITRTIKLVNTQGKIDGKLRYALSGVSHTDPETPLKLAEYFGVADKVFKYDIISDNPTSDQIKNIKIEPNVLNITHRTFIEVVFENHEKSVQSWHLDGYSFFAVAVEPGTWTPEKRKNYNLLDAVSRHTVQVYPKCWAAILLTFDNCGMWNIRSENSERRYLGQQLYASVLSPEKSLRDEYNMPESSLQCGLVKDKPKINPYAGA; encoded by the exons atgaagGTAGGGGTTAAACTATTGGCCGTGTGCCTATGCGTCGCGACGGTGACAGTCGTGATGGTCCAAGCGGAGGATCCTTACTTTCACCACGTGTGGAACGTAACGTATGGATCCGCATCTCCTCTCGGTGTTCCACAACAAGTCATTCTCATTAACGGTCAATTCCCTGGTCCTAACCTCAACTCAACTTCTAACAACAACGTCATCGTTAATGTCTTCAACAACCTGGACGAGCCTTTCCTCATTACCTG GAATGGAATCCAGCATAGGAAGAACTCATGGCAAGATGGAACGGCTGGAACAATGTGTCCAATCCCACCGGGTAAGAACTTCACATACCATTTCCAGCCGAAGGATCAGATCGGTAGCTATTTCTACTACCCAACAACGGCAATGCATCGTGCTGCGGGTGCCTTTGGTGGCCTCCGTGTGAACAGCCGTCTCCTAATCCCGGTACCGTATGCCGACCCTGAAGATGACTACACTGTCCTTATCAACGATTGGTACACCAAAAGCCACACCCAGCTCAAGAAGTTCCTAGATAGTGGCCGTACTATTGGCCGTCCAGATGGCATTCTCATCAATGGTAAGGCCGGAAAAGGCGATGGCTCCGACCAGCCTCTTTTCACCTTAAAGCAAGGGAAAACCTACAGAGTCCGGATCTGTAACGTTGGTCTCAAGACATCTCTTAACTTTAGGATTCAGAACCACAAGATGAAGCTTGTTGAGATGGAAGGCTCACATGTTCTCCAGAACGATTATGACTCGCTTGACGTCCACGTGGGTCAATGCTTCGGTGTGATTGTCACGGCAAACCAAGAACCTAAAGATTACTACATGGTGGCTTCCACAAGGTTCTTGAAGAAGGCTTTGGCTACAACAGGGCTCCTCCGCTACGAGGGAGGCAAAGGTCTTGCCTCTCCTCAGCTACCTGCGGCTCCCGTTGGCTGGGCTTGGTCTTTGAACCAGTTCCGCTCTTTCAGGTGGAACTTGACAGCCAGCGCAGCTAGACCCAACCCACAGGGCTCTTACCATTACGGAAAGATTAACATCACTCGCACCATTAAGCTCGTGAACACTCAGGGAAAGATCGATGGTAAGCTTAGGTACGCGTTGAGTGGAGTCTCGCATACAGACCCCGAGACCCCCTTGAAGCTCGCTGAGTACTTTGGTGTTGCTGATAAGGTTTTCAAATACGACATTATTTCCGACAACCCAACCTCGGATCAGATCAAGAACATCAAGATCGAACCCAATGTTCTTAACATCACTCACCGCACCTTCATTGAAGTCGTGTTTGAGAACCATGAAAAGAGCGTCCAGTCTTGGCATTTAGATGGCTACTCCTTCTTCGCTGTAGC GGTTGAGCCAGGGACATGGACACCAGAGAAGAGGAAGAACTACAACCTTCTAGATGCAGTGAGCAGACACACAGTCCAAGTGTACCCCAAGTGTTGGGCTGCAATCTTGCTCACATTTGACAATTGTGGAATGTGGAACATTAGGTCAGAGAACTCTGAGAGACGATACTTGGGACAGCAACTCTACGCAAGCGTCTTGTCACCGGAAAAATCCCTTCGGGACGAATACAACATGCCGGAGTCAAGCCTCCAATGTGGCCTTGTCAAGGACAAACCTAAGATTAACCCTTATGCTGGAGCctaa
- the LOC106358628 gene encoding uncharacterized protein LOC106358628, translating to MDGFAETVREGWGRNKSRNHQTDLVEKLYRCRKAISYWKRNNPSNNLKLIELPKAKIDQAQNDDSMTSEEELELKWQLCAAYREEEIYGRQKSRAIWLKEGDRNTKYFHAKTKKHRAQNRIIKLKNSMGQWVETEDETEQVAVEYFSNLFETSNLSSYEESIRCVAEKVIGEMNAALTAPVSDTEIRDAVFAINPNRAPGPDGMTSVFYQRFWKMVGEGVSSMVRGFFETGEFDERINQTNICLIPKTDRPVTMAEFRPISLCNVSYKIILKILSNCLQKILPEMISETQSVFVARRLITNNILVAQEMFHALRTNESCKSKYIAIKMDMSKAQNRVEWGFLKAAMERMGFDQKWIHLIMSCVSSVSYQIREAESLLMITGLKIARASPAVSHLLFADDSLFFCKAEPNQCQELMRIIDVYGYASGQQLNKEKSSVMFSSKETHKKLTGAISRFWWSVKANNRGLPWVAWDKICIPQEQGGLGFRDSRDFNLALLAKQLMDSSVRSGRGPATYDRNMGTHEGWEDCWIPDVRARPTLQVGDMFDVDLKVHHFIDYESKTWNEPLIRELVRAEDNTKILKMKPSRLGRKDGYTWSFTKSGAYTVRAGYEVTNDRQRALGEAQVAEPSVTHLKKEQRADSAIDIVQQIDLVSNVEQRRRRSTISYLNVPPHCNAGPYLTFLLFRAYPCSALFTNIDHLLWRAKEQGVPKEILEPFPWVVWYIWKGRNNKLLNGVDPSPLDTLQLALAEANSWKVAQIIPPIEDETIPEGLEEESAPSLRQEMTGFRCQVDASWVHEGQKSGMGFILMNGEKKILVGMKNCPILTSPLQAEAEGLSWAMKKMLEEGHVSVNFETDCAQLIKLIQSLEEWPAMAEAIEDILIISIGFVHFSISYLPCGKNQRADGLAKAARAGSDCFSITFVETPVWLAHVARLLE from the exons ATGGAC GGGTTCGCTGAGACGGTTAGAGAAGGATGGGGGAGAAACAAAAGTCGTAATCATCAGACTGACTTGGTGGAGAAATTATATAGATGCAGGAAGGCGATCTCATACTGGAAACGCAACAACCCATCTAACAATCTAAAACTGATTGAGCTACCAAAAGCGAAGATAGATCAAGCTCAAAACGATGATTCCATGACGAGCGAAGAAGAACTGGAGCTGAAATGGCAGCTATGTGCGGCAtacagagaagaagagatttaCGGGAGACAGAAGAGCCGCGCCATATGGCTGAAAGAGGGCGATAGGAATACCAAATACTTTCATGCTAAAACTAAGAAACACCGAGCTCAAAACCGAATCATAAAGCTCAAGAACTCGATGGGGCAATGGGTGGAAACTGAAGATGAAACCGAGCAAGTCGCAGTCGAGTATTTCAGTAATCTTTTTGAAACTTCGAACCTCTCATCGTATGAAGAGAGTATCCGGTGTGTTGCCGAGAAAGTGATTGGAGAAATGAACGCAGCGCTGACTGCTCCGGTCTCAGATACTGAAATCAGGGACGCTGTTTTCGCTATAAACCCCAATCGAGCACCAGGCCCCGATGGGATGACCAGTGTCTTCTACCAGCGGTTCTGGAAGATGGTAGGCGAGGGTGTCAGCAGTATGGTACGTGGATTCTTTGAGACTGGAGAGTTTGATGAGAGAATTAACCAGACGAACATCTGCTTGATACCTAAGACAGATAGACCGGTTACTATGGCTGAGTTTCGTCCAATCAGCCTATGTAATGTCAGTTACAAGATCATATTGAAGATCTTATCGAATTGCCTACAGAAAATTCTACCTGAAATGATCTCTGAAACTCAATCAGTCTTTGTGGCTCGACGGCTGATAACGAATAACATTCTAGTAGCTCAGGAGATGTTTCATGCCTTAAGGACGAACGAGAGCTGTAAATCAAAATACATAGCTATCAAGATGGACATGAGTAAGGCACAAAATAGAGTGGAATGGGGCTTCCTCAAAGCTGCAATGGAGAGAATGGGGTTCGACCAGAAATGGATCCATCTGATCATGAGTTGCGTCTCGTCGGTCTCGTATCAA ATTCGGGAAGCAGAAAGCTTACTGATGATCACGGGCTTAAAGATTGCTAGAGCTAGCCCGGCGGTCTCTCATTTACTCTTCGCTGATGACagccttttcttttgtaaagcgGAGCCTAATCAGTGCCAGGAGTTAATGAGAATTATTGATGTCTATGGTTACGCCTCAGGACAACAACTGAATAAAGAAAAATCTTCAGTTATGTTCAGTTCTAAG GAGACCCATAAAAAATTGACTGGAGCCATCTCGAGATTCTGGTGGAGTGTTAAAGCTAACAATAGAGGTCTCCCCTGGGTTGCATGGGACAAGATTTGCATACCGCAGGAACAGGGAGGCCTGGGATTCAGAGACTCTCGAGACTTTAATCTAGCCTTATTAGCCAAACAG CTTATGGACAGCTCGGTCCGTTCTGGAAGAGGGCCTGCAACGTACGATAGGAACATGGGAACACACGAAGGCTGGGAGGACTGTTGGATCCCAGATGTGAGAGCAAGGCCGACTTTACAAGTTGGAGATATGTTCGATGTCGACCTGAAAGTCCATCATTTTATAGATTATGAATCCAAAACTTGGAATGAACCACTCATTAGAGAACTGGTGAGGGCAGAGGACAACACAAAGATTCTCAAAATGAAGCCTAGCCGCCTAGGTAGAAAAGATGGATATACTTGGAGCTTTACAAAATCTGGAGCATATACAGTGAGAGCTGGATATGAAGTGACTAATGACCGACAGAGAGCACTAGGGGAGGCACAGGTTGCAGAGCCTAGTGTTACACACCTGAAGAAAGAG CAGCGAGCAGACTCTGCGATCGACATTGTGCAACAGATAGATCTTGTCTCCAATGTGGAGCAGAGGAGGAGACGATCAACCATATCTTATTTGAATGTCCCCCCGCATTGCAATGCTGGGCCTTATCTGACATTCCTACTCTTTCGGGCGTACCCGTGTAGTGCTTTATTTACAAACATTGACCACCTCCTGTGGAGAGCAAAGGAACAAGGTGTTCCGAAGGAAATATTAGAACCCTTCCCTTGGGTTGTGTGGTATATATGGAAGGGACGCAACAACAAGCTCCTTAATGGAGTTGACCCCTCTCCACTAGATACGCTTCAACTTGCATTGGCTGAGGCAAATAGTTGGAAAGTGGCGCAGATCATCCCTCCTATTGAGGACGAAACTATACCGGAAGGGCTAGAAGAGGAGAGCGCCCCTAGCCTGAGGCAGGAAATGACTGGATTCCGATGCCAAGTAGATGCATCGTGGGTTCATGAAGGACAAAAGTCGGGCATGGGATTTATACTGATGAATGGAGAAAAGAAAATTCTCGTGGGAATGAAGAACTGTCCTATTCTCACATCTCCATTGCAGGCTGAAGCGGAAGGACTATCTTGGGCTATGAAGAAGATGTTAGAAGAGGGTCATGTCTCAGTGAATTTTGAAACGGACTGCGCCCAGCTCATAAAATTGATACAAAGCTtagaagaatggccagctaTGGCGGAAGCTATTGAAGATATCCTGATCATCTCAATAGGCTTTGTGCATTTCTCTATCTCGTATCTACCATGTGGTAAGAACCAACGAGCCGACGGTCTTGCGAAAGCAGCTAGGGCTGGGTCTGATTGTTTCTCGATTACTTTTGTTGAGACTCCTGTTTGGCTGGCTCATGTAGCTAGGCTATTGGAGTGA